In Sus scrofa isolate TJ Tabasco breed Duroc chromosome 11, Sscrofa11.1, whole genome shotgun sequence, the following proteins share a genomic window:
- the CKAP2 gene encoding cytoskeleton-associated protein 2 isoform X1: MSTLAVPQDLQLPPSQRAQSGFREQRREKLKEYLLKRKTAFALKQENQILSSSRDQRVRTSEGQIQKETKVLKLKTKMADKENVSRPTGIKSNITVERNCIPLKPSNELTNSAVAIDSPNFEDNNQTLPSLPMKDDPQSQPMTLSQAFHLKNYSKKKQVTVDKPKQDATMPKKPVLGSYRGQIVQSKINSFRKPLQVKAESSVTTKKLSTTDSNATKPQPVDTGGGTVKSDRDSHVTTAKKFVSTGTTSHSRHLVRPPIRSHHSNNTQDATKQDISRMSANVTIRKGPREKEILQLNTVSSSIKTSSSQDINKTLSRSTSEMVARPASSSNTKLIEKSKGIDQRRHTIVKATIDSRWARPKETAEERKARLSEWKAGKGRVLKRPPNSAVTQPEPEGQSEKLVESFWTTMAEEDEQRLFTEKINKTFSECLNLINEGCPKEEILATLNDLIKNIPDAQKLVKYWICLARIEQLTSPIENIIAIYEKAILAGAQPIEEMRHAIVEILTKKSQEKVKFGEKIEESSATKEQIQEVNVDDTGINLEAEKTEVDNKHPRNVIFQDCEREQDDKTKDPANDVKTPNTESGAGCLIKYNVSTTPYLQSLKKKMQFDETNSAFKELKFLTPVRRSRRLQEKTSKLPDMLKDHYPCVSSLEQLTELGSETDAFVCRPNSALCPMYSEAEAEK; this comes from the exons ATGAGCACCCTAGCCGTGCCCCAGGACTTGCAGCTACCCCCGAGTCAGAGGGCCCAGTCCGGGTTCAGAG agcaaagaagagaaaaactcaAGGAATATctgttgaaaagaaaaactgcttttGCCCTCAAACAGGAAAATCAGATATTATCCAG tagtagaGACCAGAGAGTGAGGACATCTGAAGGCCAGAtccaaaaagagacaaaagttcTGAAACTGAAGACAAAAATG gctgataaagaaaatgtcagtAGACCTACTGGGATCAAAAGTAATATAACAGTGGAGAGAAACTGTATTCCTTTAAAACCTTCTAATGAATTAACTAATTCAGCTGTAGCAATTGATTCGCCTAATTTTGAGGATAATAATCAAACTCTGCCATCGTTACCCATGAAAGATGACCCCCAGAGTCAACCTATGACATTAAGCCAAGCATTTCACCTTAAAAACTATAGTAAAAAGAAGCAAGTGACTGTGGACAAACCAAAGCAAGATGCTACCATGCCCAAGAAGCCTGTGCTTGGATCTTATCGTGGCCAAATTGTTCAGTCTAAGATCAATTCATTTAGAAAACCTCTACAAGTCAAAGCTGAGAGTTCTGTAACAACGAAGAAACTTTCAACTACAGACTCTAACGCCACAAAGCCTCAGCCTGTAGACACTGGTGGTGGAACAGTGAAAAGTGACAGGGACTCACATGTGACAACTGCCAAGAAATTTGTGAGCACTGGCACTACATCTCACAGCAGACACCTTGTGCGACCTCCAATTAGAAGTCACCACAGTAATAATACCCAGGACGCCACCAAACAGGACATCAGTAGGATGTCTGCCAATGTCACAATTCGGAAAGGGCCTCGTGAGAAGGAAATATTGCAATTAAATACAGTGTCATCTAGTATCAAAACCAGTTCTTCTCAGGACATAAATAAGACACTATCGAGAAGCACATCTGAAATGGTAGCCAGGCCTGCTTCATCTTCTAATACGAAGCTGATAGAAAAGTCTAAAGGCATTGATCAGCGCAGACATACCATCGTAAAAGCAACTATTGATAGTCGATGGGCTCGGCCCAAAGAAACTGCAGAGGAGAGAAA AGCTCGTCTGAGTGAGTGGAAAGCTGGCAAAGGAAGGGTGCTGAAAAGGCCCCCTAACTCAGCAGTTACCCAGCCTGAGCCTGAAGGACAGAGTGAAAAACTGGTGGAGTCCTTCTGGACTACCATGGCCGAAGAAGATGAACAACGATTgtttactgaaaaaataaacaagacattTTCCGAATGCCTAAACCTGATTAATGAG GGATGTCCAAAAGAAGAGATATTGGCTACCCTGAATGACCTGATTAAAAATATCCCAGATGCCCAAAAGCTTGTTAAATATTGGATATGCCTTGCACGTATTGAACAACTCACAAGTCCAATTGAAAATATTATCGCAATCTATGAGAAGGCCATTCTGGCAGGAGCTCAG cctATTGAAGAAATGCGACATGCAATTGTTGAAATTCTGACaaagaagagccaagaaaaagtgaaatttg GAGAAAAAATTGAGGAGTCCTCTGCAACTAAGGAACAAATCCAAGAAGTCAACGTTGATGACACAGGTATTAATCTAGAGGCAGAAAAAACGGAAGTGGACAATAAGCATCCTAGAAATGTGATATTTCAAGATTGTGAAAGAGAGCAAGATGACAAAACAAAAGATCCAGCCAATGACGTTAAAACCCCCAATACAGAAAGTGGAGCTGGTTGCTTAATTAAATATAATGTGTCTACTACGCCATACTTGCAGAG tttaaaaaagaagatgcagTTTGATGAAACAAATTCTGCATTTAAAGAGCTGAAGTTTCTAACACCAGTTAGACGTTCTCGACGTCTTCAAGAGAAGACTTCTAAATTGCCAGATATGTTAAAAGACCATTATCCTTGTGTGTCTTCACTGGAACAGTTAACAGAGTTGGGAAGTGAAACCGATGCTTTTGTGTGCCGCCCCAACTCGGCCCTGTGCCCCATGTACTCGGAGGCGGAGGCGGAGAAGTGA
- the CKAP2 gene encoding cytoskeleton-associated protein 2 isoform X2: protein MSTLAVPQDLQLPPSQRAQSGFREQRREKLKEYLLKRKTAFALKQENQILSSRDQRVRTSEGQIQKETKVLKLKTKMADKENVSRPTGIKSNITVERNCIPLKPSNELTNSAVAIDSPNFEDNNQTLPSLPMKDDPQSQPMTLSQAFHLKNYSKKKQVTVDKPKQDATMPKKPVLGSYRGQIVQSKINSFRKPLQVKAESSVTTKKLSTTDSNATKPQPVDTGGGTVKSDRDSHVTTAKKFVSTGTTSHSRHLVRPPIRSHHSNNTQDATKQDISRMSANVTIRKGPREKEILQLNTVSSSIKTSSSQDINKTLSRSTSEMVARPASSSNTKLIEKSKGIDQRRHTIVKATIDSRWARPKETAEERKARLSEWKAGKGRVLKRPPNSAVTQPEPEGQSEKLVESFWTTMAEEDEQRLFTEKINKTFSECLNLINEGCPKEEILATLNDLIKNIPDAQKLVKYWICLARIEQLTSPIENIIAIYEKAILAGAQPIEEMRHAIVEILTKKSQEKVKFGEKIEESSATKEQIQEVNVDDTGINLEAEKTEVDNKHPRNVIFQDCEREQDDKTKDPANDVKTPNTESGAGCLIKYNVSTTPYLQSLKKKMQFDETNSAFKELKFLTPVRRSRRLQEKTSKLPDMLKDHYPCVSSLEQLTELGSETDAFVCRPNSALCPMYSEAEAEK, encoded by the exons ATGAGCACCCTAGCCGTGCCCCAGGACTTGCAGCTACCCCCGAGTCAGAGGGCCCAGTCCGGGTTCAGAG agcaaagaagagaaaaactcaAGGAATATctgttgaaaagaaaaactgcttttGCCCTCAAACAGGAAAATCAGATATTATCCAG tagaGACCAGAGAGTGAGGACATCTGAAGGCCAGAtccaaaaagagacaaaagttcTGAAACTGAAGACAAAAATG gctgataaagaaaatgtcagtAGACCTACTGGGATCAAAAGTAATATAACAGTGGAGAGAAACTGTATTCCTTTAAAACCTTCTAATGAATTAACTAATTCAGCTGTAGCAATTGATTCGCCTAATTTTGAGGATAATAATCAAACTCTGCCATCGTTACCCATGAAAGATGACCCCCAGAGTCAACCTATGACATTAAGCCAAGCATTTCACCTTAAAAACTATAGTAAAAAGAAGCAAGTGACTGTGGACAAACCAAAGCAAGATGCTACCATGCCCAAGAAGCCTGTGCTTGGATCTTATCGTGGCCAAATTGTTCAGTCTAAGATCAATTCATTTAGAAAACCTCTACAAGTCAAAGCTGAGAGTTCTGTAACAACGAAGAAACTTTCAACTACAGACTCTAACGCCACAAAGCCTCAGCCTGTAGACACTGGTGGTGGAACAGTGAAAAGTGACAGGGACTCACATGTGACAACTGCCAAGAAATTTGTGAGCACTGGCACTACATCTCACAGCAGACACCTTGTGCGACCTCCAATTAGAAGTCACCACAGTAATAATACCCAGGACGCCACCAAACAGGACATCAGTAGGATGTCTGCCAATGTCACAATTCGGAAAGGGCCTCGTGAGAAGGAAATATTGCAATTAAATACAGTGTCATCTAGTATCAAAACCAGTTCTTCTCAGGACATAAATAAGACACTATCGAGAAGCACATCTGAAATGGTAGCCAGGCCTGCTTCATCTTCTAATACGAAGCTGATAGAAAAGTCTAAAGGCATTGATCAGCGCAGACATACCATCGTAAAAGCAACTATTGATAGTCGATGGGCTCGGCCCAAAGAAACTGCAGAGGAGAGAAA AGCTCGTCTGAGTGAGTGGAAAGCTGGCAAAGGAAGGGTGCTGAAAAGGCCCCCTAACTCAGCAGTTACCCAGCCTGAGCCTGAAGGACAGAGTGAAAAACTGGTGGAGTCCTTCTGGACTACCATGGCCGAAGAAGATGAACAACGATTgtttactgaaaaaataaacaagacattTTCCGAATGCCTAAACCTGATTAATGAG GGATGTCCAAAAGAAGAGATATTGGCTACCCTGAATGACCTGATTAAAAATATCCCAGATGCCCAAAAGCTTGTTAAATATTGGATATGCCTTGCACGTATTGAACAACTCACAAGTCCAATTGAAAATATTATCGCAATCTATGAGAAGGCCATTCTGGCAGGAGCTCAG cctATTGAAGAAATGCGACATGCAATTGTTGAAATTCTGACaaagaagagccaagaaaaagtgaaatttg GAGAAAAAATTGAGGAGTCCTCTGCAACTAAGGAACAAATCCAAGAAGTCAACGTTGATGACACAGGTATTAATCTAGAGGCAGAAAAAACGGAAGTGGACAATAAGCATCCTAGAAATGTGATATTTCAAGATTGTGAAAGAGAGCAAGATGACAAAACAAAAGATCCAGCCAATGACGTTAAAACCCCCAATACAGAAAGTGGAGCTGGTTGCTTAATTAAATATAATGTGTCTACTACGCCATACTTGCAGAG tttaaaaaagaagatgcagTTTGATGAAACAAATTCTGCATTTAAAGAGCTGAAGTTTCTAACACCAGTTAGACGTTCTCGACGTCTTCAAGAGAAGACTTCTAAATTGCCAGATATGTTAAAAGACCATTATCCTTGTGTGTCTTCACTGGAACAGTTAACAGAGTTGGGAAGTGAAACCGATGCTTTTGTGTGCCGCCCCAACTCGGCCCTGTGCCCCATGTACTCGGAGGCGGAGGCGGAGAAGTGA
- the CKAP2 gene encoding cytoskeleton-associated protein 2 isoform X3 codes for MSTLAVPQDLQLPPSQRAQSGFREQRREKLKEYLLKRKTAFALKQENQILSSRDQRVRTSEGQIQKETKVLKLKTKMADKENVSRPTGIKSNITVERNCIPLKPSNELTNSAVAIDSPNFEDNNQTLPSLPMKDDPQSQPMTLSQAFHLKNYSKKKQVTVDKPKQDATMPKKPVLGSYRGQIVQSKINSFRKPLQVKAESSVTTKKLSTTDSNATKPQPVDTGGGTVKSDRDSHVTTAKKFVSTGTTSHSRHLVRPPIRSHHSNNTQDATKQDISRMSANVTIRKGPREKEILQLNTVSSSIKTSSSQDINKTLSRSTSEMVARPASSSNTKLIEKSKGIDQRRHTIVKATIDSRWARPKETAEERKARLSEWKAGKGRVLKRPPNSAVTQPEPEGQSEKLVESFWTTMAEEDEQRLFTEKINKTFSECLNLINEGCPKEEILATLNDLIKNIPDAQKLVKYWICLARIEQLTSPIENIIAIYEKAILAGAQPIEEMRHAIVEILTKKSQEKVKFGEKIEESSATKEQIQEVNVDDTV; via the exons ATGAGCACCCTAGCCGTGCCCCAGGACTTGCAGCTACCCCCGAGTCAGAGGGCCCAGTCCGGGTTCAGAG agcaaagaagagaaaaactcaAGGAATATctgttgaaaagaaaaactgcttttGCCCTCAAACAGGAAAATCAGATATTATCCAG tagaGACCAGAGAGTGAGGACATCTGAAGGCCAGAtccaaaaagagacaaaagttcTGAAACTGAAGACAAAAATG gctgataaagaaaatgtcagtAGACCTACTGGGATCAAAAGTAATATAACAGTGGAGAGAAACTGTATTCCTTTAAAACCTTCTAATGAATTAACTAATTCAGCTGTAGCAATTGATTCGCCTAATTTTGAGGATAATAATCAAACTCTGCCATCGTTACCCATGAAAGATGACCCCCAGAGTCAACCTATGACATTAAGCCAAGCATTTCACCTTAAAAACTATAGTAAAAAGAAGCAAGTGACTGTGGACAAACCAAAGCAAGATGCTACCATGCCCAAGAAGCCTGTGCTTGGATCTTATCGTGGCCAAATTGTTCAGTCTAAGATCAATTCATTTAGAAAACCTCTACAAGTCAAAGCTGAGAGTTCTGTAACAACGAAGAAACTTTCAACTACAGACTCTAACGCCACAAAGCCTCAGCCTGTAGACACTGGTGGTGGAACAGTGAAAAGTGACAGGGACTCACATGTGACAACTGCCAAGAAATTTGTGAGCACTGGCACTACATCTCACAGCAGACACCTTGTGCGACCTCCAATTAGAAGTCACCACAGTAATAATACCCAGGACGCCACCAAACAGGACATCAGTAGGATGTCTGCCAATGTCACAATTCGGAAAGGGCCTCGTGAGAAGGAAATATTGCAATTAAATACAGTGTCATCTAGTATCAAAACCAGTTCTTCTCAGGACATAAATAAGACACTATCGAGAAGCACATCTGAAATGGTAGCCAGGCCTGCTTCATCTTCTAATACGAAGCTGATAGAAAAGTCTAAAGGCATTGATCAGCGCAGACATACCATCGTAAAAGCAACTATTGATAGTCGATGGGCTCGGCCCAAAGAAACTGCAGAGGAGAGAAA AGCTCGTCTGAGTGAGTGGAAAGCTGGCAAAGGAAGGGTGCTGAAAAGGCCCCCTAACTCAGCAGTTACCCAGCCTGAGCCTGAAGGACAGAGTGAAAAACTGGTGGAGTCCTTCTGGACTACCATGGCCGAAGAAGATGAACAACGATTgtttactgaaaaaataaacaagacattTTCCGAATGCCTAAACCTGATTAATGAG GGATGTCCAAAAGAAGAGATATTGGCTACCCTGAATGACCTGATTAAAAATATCCCAGATGCCCAAAAGCTTGTTAAATATTGGATATGCCTTGCACGTATTGAACAACTCACAAGTCCAATTGAAAATATTATCGCAATCTATGAGAAGGCCATTCTGGCAGGAGCTCAG cctATTGAAGAAATGCGACATGCAATTGTTGAAATTCTGACaaagaagagccaagaaaaagtgaaatttg GAGAAAAAATTGAGGAGTCCTCTGCAACTAAGGAACAAATCCAAGAAGTCAACGTTGATGACACAG tttaa